A window from Plectropomus leopardus isolate mb chromosome 3, YSFRI_Pleo_2.0, whole genome shotgun sequence encodes these proteins:
- the clocka gene encoding circadian locomoter output cycles protein kaput isoform X3, with protein sequence MTSSIDRDDSSIFDGLMEEDEKDKAKRVSRNKSEKKRRDQFNVLIKELGTMLPGNTRKMDKSTILQKSIDFLHKHKEIAAQSESTEIRQDWKPPFLSNEEFTQLMLEALDGFFLAIMTNGNIIYASESVTSLLEHLPSDLVDQNLLNFLPMGEHSDVYKALSSHIMEGETLTPEYLKTKNQLEFCCHMLRGTIDPKEAPVYEYVKFIGNFKSLNNVPNCTRNGFEGVIQRSLHSAFEDRVCLIATVRLAKPQFIKEMCTVEEPNEEFTSRHSLEWKFLFLDHRAPPIIGYLPFEVLGTSGYDYYHVDDLETLAKCHEHLMQYGKGKSCYYRFLTKGQQWIWLQTHYYITYHQWNSRPEFIVCTHTVVSYAEVRAEQRRELGIEESQPEITADKSQDSGSESQLNTSSLKEALERFNHSRTPSASSRSSRKSSHTAVSDPASSQMKLQGDRSTPGRQSVSAVEMTSQRRSSISSQQSMSSQNTGQNMAPSMVSQQQQQQQQQQQQQQQQQQQQQQQQQQQQQQQQPQPQQQQQVQTSNQSMVQFSNQLEAMQNLKDQLEQRTRMIEANIQRQQDELRQIQDELQRVQGQSLQMFVQKGAGGLNLGSVQMAQGNAVQQGGTLSMQGQVVSAGPLQNSIQQQHAVQPQQQTLLREQSTALSQSQRSSLTLQPQQNPLPASLYNTMMIPQQSPANVVQIATSLAQNTGPNTPAVATFAQDRSAQIRFPASPQLLTKLVTGQMACGAVMVPTTMFMGQVVTAFAPQQGQTQTISISQQPPQQQQEQQVQQQSQVTAMQPGQAQQQTQFLQAPRLLHGNQSTQLILQAAFPLQQQGTFTATTQQQQQQLQQQQQLQQQQQQKQLQQQKQQLQQQQQQQQQLAPHRADSLSERSATQPQ encoded by the exons atgacctcaagcaTCGACCG GGATGACAGCAGTATCTTTGATGGGTTAATGGAAGAAGATGAAAAGGACAAAGCAAAACG TGTGTCCCGTAACAAGTCTGAGAAGAAACGCAGAGACCAGTTCAATGTCCTCATCAAGGAACTGGGCACCATGTTGCCGGGCAACACCCGCAAGATGGACAAGTCCACTATTTTGCAGAAGAGCATTGActttctgcacaaacacaaag AAATTGCTGCTCAGTCGGAGTCGACCGAGATCAGACAAGACTGGAAGCCTCCTTTTCTTAGTAATGAAGAGTTCACTCAGCTGATGTTGGAG gcATTAGATGGATTTTTTCTTGCAATCATGACTAATGGGAATATAATCTATGCCTCTGAGAGTGTGACATCCCTACTAGAACACTTACCT tctgaTCTTGTGGATCAGAATCTGTTGAACTTCCTGCCTATGGGTGAGCATTCAGATGTGTACAAGGCTCTGTCCTCTCATATCATGGAAGGAGAGACGCTGACACCCGAATATCTGAAAA CAAAAAATCAGCTAGAGTTTTGTTGCCACATGCTCCGAGGGACAATCGACCCCAAAGAGGCCCCCGTGTACGAATATGTCAAGTTCATCGGAAACTTCAAGTCCCTGAATAATG TGCCTAACTGTACCCGAAATGGTTTCGAAGGAGTGATCCAGCGATCGCTTCACTCTGCCTTTGAAGACAGAGTGTGTCTCATAGCAACTGTAAGGCTCGCCAAACCACAGTTTATCAAG GAGATGTGCACTGTAGAGGAGCCTAATGAGGAATTCACCTCCAGACATAGTTTAGAGTGGAAATTTCTCTTCTTGGACCACAG GGCTCCACCCATCATAGGTTACCTCCCCTTTGAGGTCCTGGGTACTTCAGGATATGACTATTACCACGTAGATGACCTGGAAACGTTGGCCAAATGCCACGAACACT taatgcagtaCGGCAAAGGAAAGTCGTGCTACTACAGATTCCTCACCAAAGGGCAGCAGTGGATTTGGCTTCAGACCCATTACTACATCACCTACCACCAGTGGAACTCCAGACCAGAGTTTattgtctgcacacacacagttgtgaG TTATGCCGAAGTTAGAGCAGAACAGCGCAGAGAGCTGGGAATTGAAGAATCACAACCTGAGATCACAGCAGACAAG TCCCAGGATTCAGGCTCTGAGTCCCAGCTCAACACATCCAGCCTGAAGGAGGCTCTGGAGCGCTTCAACCACAGCCGGACGCCCTCGGCCTCATCTCGCAGCTCACGCAAATCCTCACACACCGCTGTGTCTGACCCAGCCT CGTCACAGATGAAGCTTCAGGGAGATAGGAGTACACCGGGTCGCcagtctgtctctgctgtggaGATGACATCACAGCGAAGATCGTCTATCAGCAGTCAG cagtCGATGAGCTCCCAAAATACAGGACAGAACATGGCTCCATCCATGGtttcacaacagcaacaacaacaacaacagcagcaacagcagcagcagcaacaacaacagcagcagcaacaacaacaacaacaacaacaacaacaacaacaaccgcagcctcaacagcagcaacaagtACAGACCAGCAACCAA TCAATGGTGCAGTTCTCCAACCAGCTAGAAGCCATGCAGAACCTGAAAGATCAGCTGGAGCAGAGGACCAGGATGATCGAGGCCAACATTCAGCGGCAGCAGGATGAGCTTCGGCAGATCCAGGACGAGCTGCAGAGAGTTCAGGGGCAGAGCCTGCAG ATGTTCGTGCagaaaggagcaggaggactAAATCTGGGCTCTGTTCAGATGGCTCAAGGGAACGCGGTGCAGCAGGGAGGAACACTCAGCATGCAGGGCCAGGTGGTCTCTGCAGGGCCTCTACAGAACAGCATACAGCAACAACATGCTGTCCAGCCTCAGCAACAAACACTCCTGCGGGAACAGAGCACAGCGCTCTCACAG TCTCAGCGGTCGTCTCTCACTCTGCAGCCTCAACAAAACCCACTGCCTGCGTCTCTCTACAACACAATGATGATCCCTCAGCAAAGCCCCGCTAACGTGGTCCAGATTGCAACAAGTCTGGCTCAGAATACTGGACCCAACACTCCTGCTGTGGCGACATTTGCACAAGACCGTTCAGCTCAGATTAG GTTTCCTGCCAGTCCTCAGCTGCTCACCAAGCTAGTGACGGGACAGATGGCCTGCGGAGCAGTCATGGTCCCCACAACCATGTTTATGGGCCAAGTGGTGACTGCCTTCGCTCCCCAGCAAGGCCAGACCCAGACCATCAGCATTTCTCAGCAGCcgcctcagcagcagcaggagcagcaggtaCAGCAGCAATCACAGGTCACAGCCATGCAGCCGGGGCAGGCCCAGCAGCAAACACAGTTCCTACAG GCTCCTAGACTTCTTCATGGAAACCAGTCCACCCAATTGATCCTGCAGGCAGCGTTCCCTTTGCAGCAGCAGGGTACCTTTACTGccacaacacaacagcagcaacaacagttacaacagcaacaacagttacaacaacaacagcaacagaagCAGTTacaacagcagaaacagcaacttcagcaacagcagcagcaacagcagcagctggccCCTCACAGGGCGGACAGTTTGTCTGAGCGCTCTGCTACGCAGCCACAGTAG